A single Zootoca vivipara chromosome 1, rZooViv1.1, whole genome shotgun sequence DNA region contains:
- the LOC118079840 gene encoding olfactory receptor 10V1-like, producing the protein MGYENQTEFYFRPFSTLLETQLVIFILFLLFYVLSLCGNAAVVLIVHVDHSLHNPMYFFLGNLAALEICYSSAIAPLALANLLSRKSATISLSGCGTQMFFFVFLGGADCVLLAIMAYDRYVAICHPLRYMLIMNKTVCTSLVAASWLLGFLLSLQLTILIFRLPFCGQNEINHFFCDIPVILQLGCSDTHIHQAVLFIVSVVVLTIPFLLICISYSFIAVAILQIRSAEGQQKAFSTCSSHLMVVLLQYGCCSFIYLRPNSSYSPQEGQVVSVVYTFVTPLLNPLIYSMRNKDLKEALRRAFRRRVFPPQKV; encoded by the coding sequence ATGGGATATGAAAACCAAACTGAATTCTATTTCCGTCCCTTCTCAACCTTGCTTGAGACACAGCTGGTCattttcattctctttctgctCTTCTACGTCCTCAGCCTCTGTGGGAACGCTGCTGTCGTGCTTATTGTCCATGTCGACCACTCTCTCCATAACCCCATGTATTTCTTCTTGGGCAACCTGGCAGCTCTAGAGATCTGCTACTCTTCTGCCATTGCTCCATTGGCTTTGGCCAACCTTCTGTCCAGGAAAAGTGCCACCATTTCCTTAAGTGGCTGTGGAACCCAAATGTTCTTCTTTGTCTTCCTGGGAGGAGCTGATTGTGTCCTACTGGCCATCATGGCATACGATAGATACGTGGCAATTTGCCATCCTCTGCGCTACATGCTCATCATGAACAAAACAGTATGTACTTCCCTCGTAGCAGCATCCTGGCTGCTGGGCTTTCTGTTGTCTCTACAACTGACCATCCTTATTTTCCGCTTGCCATTCTGTGGCCAAAATGAAATCAATCACTTCTTCTGTGACATCCCAGTCATTCTGCAGTTGGGTTGTAGTGACACCCACATCCACCAAGCTGTTCTCTTCATAGTTAGTGTTGTAGTCCTCACCATACCCTTCCTTCTAATCTGTATCTCATATAGCTTCATTGCAGTGGCCATTTTGCAAATCCGTTCTGCTGAAGGCCAGCAAAAAGCCTTCTCCACTTGCTCCTCCCACTTGATGGTTGTCCTCCTGCAGTACGGCTGTTGCAGTTTCATATACTTGCGGCCCAACTCCAGCTACTCACCACAGGAGGGTCAAGTGGTGTCTGTGGTCTACACCTTTGTCACTCCCCTACTAAACCCTCTGATCTATAGCATGAGAAACAAGGATCTGAAAGAGGCGCTGAGGAGAGCCTTTCGAAGAAGAGTGTTTCCCCCCCAGAAGGTTTGA